In Ancalomicrobiaceae bacterium S20, the following proteins share a genomic window:
- a CDS encoding Trm112 family protein, with protein sequence MDETTRSEERQKGRVDPKLLELLVCPLTKTTLAYDAERQELVSRAAKLAFPIRDGIPIMLPEEARPLE encoded by the coding sequence ATGGACGAAACCACGCGCAGCGAGGAACGCCAGAAGGGCCGCGTCGACCCGAAGCTCCTGGAGCTGCTGGTCTGCCCGCTGACCAAGACCACGCTCGCCTACGACGCCGAGCGGCAGGAGTTGGTCAGCCGCGCCGCGAAGCTCGCCTTCCCGATCCGTGACGGCATCCCGATCATGCTGCCGGAAGAGGCGCGGCCGCTCGAGTGA
- a CDS encoding L,D-transpeptidase, with product MRLFKLAGAIPAALIALALSGVGAAAREIVSFPAGYEPGTIVVKTSERKLYFVVGYGQAVRYPIAVGMPGKEWSGETVIARKEVNPIWGPPAEVRRDKPSLPALVPPGPSNPLGPRAMVLAAGEYAIHGTNRRDSIGTKASYGCIRMYNEDVVELFDRVGVGTRVVVLR from the coding sequence ATGCGTCTCTTCAAGCTAGCCGGGGCGATCCCGGCGGCGCTCATCGCGCTCGCCCTCTCGGGCGTGGGCGCGGCGGCGCGCGAAATCGTGTCGTTCCCGGCCGGTTACGAGCCGGGCACCATCGTGGTGAAGACCAGCGAGCGAAAGCTCTATTTCGTGGTCGGCTACGGTCAGGCGGTGCGCTATCCGATCGCGGTCGGCATGCCGGGCAAGGAATGGTCCGGCGAGACCGTCATCGCGCGCAAGGAAGTCAACCCGATCTGGGGTCCGCCGGCGGAAGTCCGGCGCGACAAACCGAGCCTGCCGGCACTGGTGCCGCCAGGACCGTCCAATCCGCTCGGGCCGCGCGCCATGGTGCTCGCGGCCGGCGAATACGCGATCCACGGCACCAACCGCCGCGATTCGATCGGCACCAAGGCCTCGTACGGCTGCATTCGCATGTACAACGAGGACGTGGTGGAGCTGTTCGACCGCGTCGGCGTCGGCACGCGCGTGGTCGTGCTGCGCTGA
- a CDS encoding c-type cytochrome, protein MHRLFASIALAVPAVTAAVLAVSVLELVAAEAAEVPDPANGLRLARRWCAACHVVEPSQTAAAADAPAFAALAADPLRAEDAIANILAAPAKAHSKMQDLALSRLEIGDLVAYIKSLRR, encoded by the coding sequence ATGCACCGGCTCTTTGCTTCGATTGCGCTTGCCGTTCCGGCCGTCACGGCTGCGGTGCTGGCCGTTTCCGTCCTCGAGCTCGTCGCCGCGGAAGCGGCCGAGGTGCCGGATCCCGCCAACGGTCTGCGGCTCGCCCGGCGCTGGTGCGCGGCCTGCCATGTCGTGGAACCGAGCCAGACGGCGGCGGCGGCCGACGCGCCGGCCTTCGCGGCGCTGGCCGCCGATCCGCTGCGCGCCGAGGACGCGATCGCCAACATCCTCGCAGCGCCGGCCAAGGCGCATTCCAAGATGCAGGATCTGGCGCTGTCGCGGCTCGAGATCGGCGATCTCGTCGCCTACATCAAATCGCTGCGCCGCTGA